A part of Papilio machaon chromosome 21, ilPapMach1.1, whole genome shotgun sequence genomic DNA contains:
- the LOC106713655 gene encoding WSCD family member AGAP003962 isoform X2: MRKAIFMLAAAIAFLYFSVILFLLSPIHDSKNVYYGNNYIGPLGLRLVPSVKWCKELHWRSPPLPYAVALVSYPGSGNTWLRYLLQQVTGILTGSIYMDFGLKVHGFPAENVTDGTVLVVKTHEAPPLEPDKFKSAVLLIRNPRDAILADFNRLHKGHIGTAPKSAFKKRSHERKKTDWSSYVTIQLRTWESLHDLWLTKFPGPAYIVFYETLVKDTRNTLQGILNFLNYTFTEGKRF, translated from the exons ATGCGAAAAGCAATTTTTATGTTAGCTGCAGCTATcgcatttttgtatttttctgttattttatttctattaagtCCTATACATGattcaaaaaatgtttactacgGCAACAATTACATAGGACCTTTGGGTTTAAGACTTGTGCCTAGTGTAAAATGGTGCAAGGAGTTACACTGGCGATCACCTCCCTTACCTTATGCAGTTGCACTTGTTTCTTATCCTGGTAGTGGTAACACCTGGTTAAGGTATCTTTTACAGCAAGTCACTG GTATATTAACAGGCTCAATTTATATGGATTTTGGTCTAAAAGTGCATGGATTTCCTGCTGAAAATGTTACCGATGGTACAGTGCTCGTTGTAAAGACTCATGAAGCTCCGCCACTTGAACCTGATAAGTTTAAATCAGCTGTGTTATTAATCAGGAATCCTAGAGATGCCATattg GCAGATTTTAATAGACTTCATAAAGGTCATATTGGCACAGCTCCGAAATCCGCTTTCAAGAAAAGGTCCCATGAAAGGAAGAAAACTG ATTGGTCTTCCTATGTTACAATACAGCTGAGAACTTGGGAGTCGTTACATGATCTATGGCTCACGAAATTTCCTGGACCAGCGTACATAGTGTTTTACGAGACATTAGTGAAAGATACGAGGAATACCCTTCAAGGAATACTGAATTTCTTAAATTACACTTTCACAGAG GGGAAGCGTTTCTGA
- the LOC106713655 gene encoding WSCD family member AGAP003962 isoform X1: MRKAIFMLAAAIAFLYFSVILFLLSPIHDSKNVYYGNNYIGPLGLRLVPSVKWCKELHWRSPPLPYAVALVSYPGSGNTWLRYLLQQVTGILTGSIYMDFGLKVHGFPAENVTDGTVLVVKTHEAPPLEPDKFKSAVLLIRNPRDAILADFNRLHKGHIGTAPKSAFKKRSHERKKTDWSSYVTIQLRTWESLHDLWLTKFPGPAYIVFYETLVKDTRNTLQGILNFLNYTFTERDMNCALSHKEGIYRRKKKLQDFDPFTQDMYRQIEIVKTRVFNNIRIYRKKHNETDVLDFL, from the exons ATGCGAAAAGCAATTTTTATGTTAGCTGCAGCTATcgcatttttgtatttttctgttattttatttctattaagtCCTATACATGattcaaaaaatgtttactacgGCAACAATTACATAGGACCTTTGGGTTTAAGACTTGTGCCTAGTGTAAAATGGTGCAAGGAGTTACACTGGCGATCACCTCCCTTACCTTATGCAGTTGCACTTGTTTCTTATCCTGGTAGTGGTAACACCTGGTTAAGGTATCTTTTACAGCAAGTCACTG GTATATTAACAGGCTCAATTTATATGGATTTTGGTCTAAAAGTGCATGGATTTCCTGCTGAAAATGTTACCGATGGTACAGTGCTCGTTGTAAAGACTCATGAAGCTCCGCCACTTGAACCTGATAAGTTTAAATCAGCTGTGTTATTAATCAGGAATCCTAGAGATGCCATattg GCAGATTTTAATAGACTTCATAAAGGTCATATTGGCACAGCTCCGAAATCCGCTTTCAAGAAAAGGTCCCATGAAAGGAAGAAAACTG ATTGGTCTTCCTATGTTACAATACAGCTGAGAACTTGGGAGTCGTTACATGATCTATGGCTCACGAAATTTCCTGGACCAGCGTACATAGTGTTTTACGAGACATTAGTGAAAGATACGAGGAATACCCTTCAAGGAATACTGAATTTCTTAAATTACACTTTCACAGAG AGAGATATGAACTGCGCTCTGTCACACAaagaaggtatctacagacGTAAGAAAAAGCTACAAGACTTTGATCCGTTCACTCAAGATATGTACAGACAGAtagaaattgttaaaacaagAGTATTCAATAATATCAGAATATATAGAAAGAAACACAACGAAACTGacgttttagattttttataa
- the LOC123722185 gene encoding putative nuclease HARBI1 isoform X1, giving the protein MIWHIIDMSRMWTALMLEAADVEAKNMSRQRMLLQRLKNRERLLQKIPEWQFRAHYRLNKEEFHSLCDELRHNTSLKGSKTTSLELKVLTALNFYAMGSYQKGVANEVHMNQKSVSRCIGEVTKALNEISNKWIQFPQTSTQRTKIKQGFYTKFNFPGVIGAIDCTHVAIVRPAADVLCFYNRKGFHSLNVQMVCDSDLRITNVNAKFGGASHDSHIWASRRLQSHMEALQLSGKSVWLLGDSGYPQRIYLMTPILNAEPGSRGENYTRVHVKARNCIERAFG; this is encoded by the exons atgatTTGGCATATTATAGATATGTCTCGCATGTGGACCGCCTTGATGTTAGAAGCTGCAGATGTCGAAGCTAAAAATATGTCTCGGCAGCGTATGCTTCTACAAAGGTTAAAGAATCGCGAACGGTTACTCCAAAAAATTCCGGAGTGGCAGTTTAGAGCTCATTACAGGCTGAATAAGGAAGAGTTCCACTCGTTGTGTGACGAGCTCAGGCACAATACCAGTTTAAAAGGTTCGAAAACAACTTCACTGGAACTTAAG gtgCTGACAGCATTGAACTTTTATGCCATGGGTTCATATCAGAAAGGTGTTGCTAATGAGGTACATATGAATCAAAAAAGTGTAAGTCGGTGTATCGGAGAGGTGACAAAAGCTCTGAATgagatttcaaataaatggatACAATTCCCACAAACAAGCACacaaagaactaaaattaagcaagG attttatactaagtttaattttcctgGTGTAATTGGTGCCATTGATTGCACCCATGTGGCCATAGTTCGTCCAGCTGCAGatgtactttgtttttataacagaaaaggCTTTCATTCTCTTAATGTCCAAATG gtatgTGACAGTGATCTCAGAATCACTAATGTTAATGCCAAGTTTGGTGGTGCAAGTCACGACAGTCATATCTGGGCAAGTAGAAGACTGCAAAGCCATATGGAGGCTCTGCAACTATCTGGCAAGTCCGTTTGGTTGTTGG gtGACAGTGGATACCCTCAAAGGATCTACCTCATGACACCTATTCTGAATGCAGAACCAGGATCTAGAGGAGAGAACTACACTAGAGTGCATGTCAAGGCCCGAAACTGCATAGAAAGGGCATTTggttaa
- the LOC123722185 gene encoding putative nuclease HARBI1 isoform X2 has protein sequence MIWHIIDMSRMWTALMLEAADVEAKNMSRQRMLLQRLKNRERLLQKIPEWQFRAHYRLNKEEFHSLCDELRHNTSLKGSKTTSLELKVLTALNFYAMGSYQKGVANEVHMNQKSVSRCIGEVTKALNEISNKWIQFPQTSTQRTKIKQGFYTKFNFPGVIGAIDCTHVAIVRPAADVLCFYNRKGFHSLNVQMVCDSDLRITNVNAKFGGASHDSHIWASRRLQSHMEALQLSGDSGYPQRIYLMTPILNAEPGSRGENYTRVHVKARNCIERAFG, from the exons atgatTTGGCATATTATAGATATGTCTCGCATGTGGACCGCCTTGATGTTAGAAGCTGCAGATGTCGAAGCTAAAAATATGTCTCGGCAGCGTATGCTTCTACAAAGGTTAAAGAATCGCGAACGGTTACTCCAAAAAATTCCGGAGTGGCAGTTTAGAGCTCATTACAGGCTGAATAAGGAAGAGTTCCACTCGTTGTGTGACGAGCTCAGGCACAATACCAGTTTAAAAGGTTCGAAAACAACTTCACTGGAACTTAAG gtgCTGACAGCATTGAACTTTTATGCCATGGGTTCATATCAGAAAGGTGTTGCTAATGAGGTACATATGAATCAAAAAAGTGTAAGTCGGTGTATCGGAGAGGTGACAAAAGCTCTGAATgagatttcaaataaatggatACAATTCCCACAAACAAGCACacaaagaactaaaattaagcaagG attttatactaagtttaattttcctgGTGTAATTGGTGCCATTGATTGCACCCATGTGGCCATAGTTCGTCCAGCTGCAGatgtactttgtttttataacagaaaaggCTTTCATTCTCTTAATGTCCAAATG gtatgTGACAGTGATCTCAGAATCACTAATGTTAATGCCAAGTTTGGTGGTGCAAGTCACGACAGTCATATCTGGGCAAGTAGAAGACTGCAAAGCCATATGGAGGCTCTGCAACTATCTG gtGACAGTGGATACCCTCAAAGGATCTACCTCATGACACCTATTCTGAATGCAGAACCAGGATCTAGAGGAGAGAACTACACTAGAGTGCATGTCAAGGCCCGAAACTGCATAGAAAGGGCATTTggttaa
- the LOC106713656 gene encoding NADH dehydrogenase [ubiquinone] 1 alpha subcomplex subunit 7, which produces MPKPKVEVRDISLGLQIVRNFLLGRNFTKALRFQPMLAARTQPQPELPDGVTHKHAHNYYYTRDGRREVAPPLDLTQQLLTDGAERGEPKTASVKVPRPGNVHLWDRHYYNN; this is translated from the exons ATGCCGAAACCAAAAGTTGAAGTTCGCGATATTTCACTGGGTCTACAAATAGTtagaaattttcttttaggC AGGAACTTTACTAAAGCTTTGCGGTTCCAGCCAATGTTGGCGGCCAGGACCCAGCCTCAACCAGAGCTTCCCGATGGAGTTACACACaa aCACGCTCACAACTATTACTACACACGTGATGGCAGGAGAGAGGTGGCACCACCTCTGGACCTTACACAACAACTACTAACTGATGGTGCTGAAAGGGG AGAACCTAAAACTGCATCAGTAAAAGTTCCAAGGCCCGGAAATGTTCATCTTTGGGATCGGCATTActacaataattaa